Proteins found in one Zea mays cultivar B73 chromosome 1, Zm-B73-REFERENCE-NAM-5.0, whole genome shotgun sequence genomic segment:
- the LOC100192085 gene encoding ACR4 gives MSTMDEGYGPTWDSDDEYDNFIRKMNPPRIVIDNESSAEATIVRVDSANEYGILLEVIQVMIDLNLVIGKAYITSDGGWFMDVFNVTDKEGKKIKDEATLTQIEDYIRKSLGADSRYIPSRRRSVDVAAAADHNIIELTGTDRPGLLSEVSAVLTSLKCNVVSAEIWTHNTRAAAVMRVTDEDTGLAVTDAERLERIREKLSYLFRGGNLSRGATVSSRTATTHTERRLHQMMLDDGDYEQLQRQAPGQSQRPNVTVRNWNDKDYSVVTIRCKDRSKLLFDTVCTLTDLQYVVFHANIDAKDNQAYQEFYVRHVNGSPMNTETERLRVIQCLEAAIERRVSEGVKLELCTNDKVGLLSEVTRIFRENSLTVTRAEVTTRGRMAVNTFYVRGSAGEAVDQKAIDSIREAIGHSLQVKGQAEPPEPQKKESPTWFLFANLFRPRSLYSFGFMR, from the exons ATGTCCACCATGG ACGAAGGCTACGGGCCTACTTGGGACAGCGACGACGAATACGACAACTTCATACGCAAGATGAACCCGCCAAG GATCGTCATCGACAACGAGTCCTCGGCGGAGGCCACAATTGTAAGG GTAGATAGCGCGAATGAATACGGGATATTGCTGGAAGTGATCCAGGTCATGATTGATCTCAACCTTGTCATAGGCAAGGCATATATAACCTCGGATGGTGGATGGTTCATGGATG TCTTCAATGTGACCgataaggaagggaagaagatcaAAGATGAGGCAACCCTCACACAGATCGAAGACTACATCAGAAAG TCCTTGGGCGCAGATTCAAGATACATTCCTTCCCGCCGGAGATCGGTAGACGTCGCCGCCGCAGCTGACCACAACATCATCGAACTGACAGGGACAGACAGGCCAGGACTGCTCTCTGAGGTCAGCGCTGTGCTCACCAGCCTCAAGTGCAACGTGGTCAGCGCCGAGATCTGGACCCACAACACCCGAGCCGCGGCCGTGATGCGGGTCACTGACGAGGACACTGGGCTGGCGGTCACGGACGCCGAGAGGCTGGAGAGGATCAGGGAGAAGCTGTCGTACCTGTTCCGTGGAGGCAATCTCTCTCGAGGTGCCACAGTGTCGTCGAGGACTGCCACCACGCACACCGAGAGAAGGCTGCACCAGATGATGCTCGACGATGGCGACTACGAGCAGCTCCAGCGGCAAGCTCCAGGACAGTCTCAGAGGCCTAACGTCACCGTGAGGAACTGGAACGACAAGGACTACTCGGTGGTGACCATCAGATGCAAGGACAGGTCCAAGCTTCTGTTCGACACGGTCTGCACTCTGACGGACTTGCAGTACGTTGTTTTCCACGCGAACATCGATGCCAAGGACAATCAGGCTTACCAG GAATTCTATGTAAGGCATGTGAATGGATCGCCAATGAACACTGAAACCGAGAGGTTGCGAGTCATCCAATGCCTGGAAGCAGCCATCGAACGGAGGGTATCTGAG GGTGTGAAGCTTGAGCTGTGCACCAACGACAAGGTCGGGCTGCTATCCGAGGTCACCCGCATCTTCCGCGAGAACAGCCTGACGGTTACGAGGGCGGAGGTGACCACGCGGGGCAGGATGGCCGTGAACACGTTCTACGTGCGCGGCTCCGCGGGAGAGGCCGTCGACCAGAAGGCGATCGACTCCATCAGGGAGGCCATAGGCCACAGCCTCCAGGTGAAAGGCCAGGCCGAGCCACCGGAGCCGCAGAAGAAAGAGTCCCCCACGTGGTTCCTCTTCGCCAACCTGTTTCGCCCGAGGTCGCTCTACAGCTTTGGGTTCATGCGCTGA
- the LOC103643670 gene encoding nucleolar protein 14 isoform X2 — MAKTKPMAAAGEKKKSKGKKKGKNGPAKVAMKARGAAAEERNNPFEAIWSRRKFDVLGKKRKGEERRVSRSRSEAIRKRENTLLKEFVESAKSSVFHDRRIGERDDTLPEFDKAILRQQRERLAKLKRESKYNLSDDDEDEINIHNVLLSENDDFDEEVPLDDGSDEEGKMVLSKKRLSLQSDDHPSITDLPQETHGQKSKKEVMTEIISKSKFYKAQRAKEREEDEHLVDKLDSDFASLAQTRALLSLTESAKVKVNKTDSSTGLTGKEFSNKAKADTYEKLVKEMVMDQRARPSDRTKTPEEIAQEEKERLEKLEEERQKRMLGTADTSDEDDGNENDNHMKLGNSKPISGDDLGDSFSLDESTVKKKGWVDEIYEREGRKIGDDAAASDDGESDDENAGDDEADDEDSDSSDNDFGNMSARDWEQSDDDEVDVGDDEMEDFKEKGQEINDKVVNKDAHNLKGESNVKPQVKDGSIPFVIDAPNDLKDLSSLLDGRSEAEIIEIISRIRACNSIRLAAENRRKMQVFYGVLLQYFAVLATQSPVKFRIIDILVKPLIEMSGETPYFAAICARERLIHTRTRLCEDIKVPGKSSWPNLKTLLLLRLWSLIFPCSDFRHVVTTPLLLLMCEYLMRCPIQSGRDVAVGSFLSSMVLVVTKESKKFCPEAIGFLQSLLVTSLKGKVETHLHNQINDQFMELKTLKLWLSIHDHVHEVNPVNILEIVGMDPDAPYFSSDNFKAGVLLSVAECLRGFVIIHEGLSSFPEIFLPISSLLQEILDRSELPGSLQDIFHEVIDLIKKRSDEHYASREPLRMRKKKPEPIKQLNPKFEENYIKGLDYDPDRERAQMKKLRKRVKSEMKGAKRELQKDNYFLSAVKEKERRKRDEERAEMYGKAMAFLQEQESAFKSGQLGKGKGRKRMR, encoded by the exons ATGGCGAAGACGAAGCCCATGGCGGCGgcgggcgagaagaagaagagcaaaggaaagaagaaaggcaagaatggCCCGGCCAAGGTGGCCATGAAGGCTCGTGGCGCGGCGGCGGAGGAGCGGAACAACCCGTTCGAGGCCATCTGGTCGCGCCGCAAGTTCGACGTGCTCGGCAAGAAGCGCAAGGGCGAGGAGCGGCGCGTATCGCGCTCACGTTCCGAGGCCATCCGCAAG AGGGAGAACACGCTGCTCAAGGAGTTCGTTGAGAGCGCCAAGTCGTCCGTGTTCCACGACCGGCGTATCGGCGAGAGGGACGACACACTGCCCGAGTTCGACAAGGCCATCCTTCGCCAGCAACGCGAGCGCTTG GCCAAGTTGAAACGAGAAAGCAAGTACAATCTAtcagatgatgatgaagacgaaATCAATATTCATAATGTGCTGCTATCGGAAAATGATGATTTTGATGAGGAAGTGCCTCTCGATGATGGGAGCGACGAGGAAG GTAAAATGGTCCTCTCAAAGAAGCGTTTATCTCTCCAAAGTGATGACCATCCTTCAATAACTGATCTACCACAAGAAACACAC GGGCAGAAGAGCAAGAAGGAAGTTATGACGGAGATCATTTCAAAGAGTAAATTTTATAAG GCCCAAAGAGCCAAGGAGAGGGAAGAGGATGAACATCTTGTCGACAAGTTAGACAGTGATTTTGCATCATTGGCCCAGACACGGGCGTTATTGTCCTTAACTGAGTCAGCTAAGGTCAAGGTGAACAAAACTGATTCAAGCACTGGCTTGACTGGGAAGGAGTTTTCTAACAAG GCAAAGGCAGATACATATGAAAAACTAGTGAAAGAAATGGTGATGGATCAACGTGCTCGGCCTTCTGATAGAACTAAAACTCCAGAGGAAATAGCACAAGAAGAGAAAGAACGTCTTGAGAAGCTGGAG GAGGAGCGCCAAAAAAGAAtgcttggaactgctgatacgtcTGATGAGGACGATGGCAACGAAAATGATAACCACATGAAGCTAGGAAACTCAAAACCTATATCTGGTGATGATCTTGGTGATTCCTTCTCTTTGGATGAGTCAACAGTAAAGAAAAAGGGCTGGGTTGATGAAATTTACGAAAGGGAAGGTAGAAAGATTGGTGATGATGCAGCAGCATCCGATGATGGAGAAAGCGATGATGAAAATGCTGGTGATGATGAGGCTGATGATGAAGATTCGGACTCCAGTGACAATGACTTTGGTAATATGTCTGCTAGAGATTGGGagcaaagtgatgatgatgaagttgATGTAGGAGACGATGAAATGGAGGATTTCAAAGAGAAGGggcaagagatcaatgacaaagtgGTGAATAAAGATGCACACAATTTGAAAGGAGAATCTAATGTGAAACCTCAAGTAAAGGATGGCAGTATTCCTTTTGTTATTGATGCACCAAATGACCTGAAAGATCTATCTTCTTTGTTAGATGGTCGTTCAGAAGCCGAAATAATTGAGATTATTAGTCGAATACGTGCTTGCAATTCAATAAGGCTTGCAGCTGAAAACCGAAGGAAAATGCAA GTTTTctatggtgttcttctgcagtactTTGCAGTTTTAGCTACCCAAAGTCCAGTGAAGTTCAGAATAATTGACATACTTGTTAAGCCTTTAATTGAGATGAGTGGAGAAACTCCATATTTTGCTGCCATCTGTGCAAGAGAGCGACTTATTCATACACGTACCCGTCTATGCGAAGACATTAAGGTTCCAG GGAAGAGCAGCTGGCCAAATTTGAAGACATTACTTCTGCTGAGATTATGGTCTCTTATTTTTCCCTGCTCCGACTTCCGCCATGTTGTTACAACTCCATTGCTTCTACTTATGTGCGAATATCTGATGCGGTGCCCTATACAATCTGGTCGAGATGTTGCTGTTGGTTCTTTCTTGAGTTCAATGGTGCTTGTG GTTACTAAAGAATCTAAAAAGTTCTGCCCTGAAGCAATTGGTTTCCTGCAATCTCTTTTGGTAACATCACTTAAAGGAAAAGTGGAAACTCATCTGCACAATCAG ATTAACGATCAATTTATGGAGCTCAAGACTTTAAAACTGTGGCTCAGTATCCATGACCATGTGCATGAGGTGAATCCAGTGAATATCCTAGAAATAGTTGGCATGGATCCTGACGCCCCTTATTTCTCATCTGATAACTTTAA GGCTGGTGTACTTTTATCTGTGGCAGAATGTTTAAGAGGTTTTGTTATTATACATGAAGGGCTATCTTCTTTCCCGGAAATCTTCCTTCCAATATCCTCTTTGCTGCAAGAAATTTTGGATAGATCTGAGTTGCCTGGATCGTTACAAGACATTTTCCATGAAGTCATTGACTTGATCAAAAAGAGAAGTGATGAACACTATGCTTCAAGGGAGCCCCTCCGAATGCGGAAGAAGAAGCCCGAACCAATTAAGCAATTGAATCCAAAATTTGAAGAGAA CTACATCAAGGGTCTTGATTATGATCCTGATCGAGAAAGGGCACAAATGAAGAAGCTGCGGAAGCGTGTCAAGAGTGAGATGAAGGGGGCGAAGCGTGAGCTGCAAAAGGATAATTATTTCCTGTCTGCTGTGAAGGAGAAAGAGAGGAGGAAGCGAGATGAAGAGAGAGCTGAGATGTATGGAAAAGCCATGGCGTTCCTTCAAGAACAGGAAAGTGCTTTCAAATCTGGACAGCTGGGGAAAGGAAAGGGTAGGAAAAGGATGCGGTGA
- the LOC103643670 gene encoding nucleolar protein 14 isoform X1 — protein sequence MAKTKPMAAAGEKKKSKGKKKGKNGPAKVAMKARGAAAEERNNPFEAIWSRRKFDVLGKKRKGEERRVSRSRSEAIRKRENTLLKEFVESAKSSVFHDRRIGERDDTLPEFDKAILRQQRERLAKLKRESKYNLSDDDEDEINIHNVLLSENDDFDEEVPLDDGSDEEGKMVLSKKRLSLQSDDHPSITDLPQETHQGQKSKKEVMTEIISKSKFYKAQRAKEREEDEHLVDKLDSDFASLAQTRALLSLTESAKVKVNKTDSSTGLTGKEFSNKAKADTYEKLVKEMVMDQRARPSDRTKTPEEIAQEEKERLEKLEEERQKRMLGTADTSDEDDGNENDNHMKLGNSKPISGDDLGDSFSLDESTVKKKGWVDEIYEREGRKIGDDAAASDDGESDDENAGDDEADDEDSDSSDNDFGNMSARDWEQSDDDEVDVGDDEMEDFKEKGQEINDKVVNKDAHNLKGESNVKPQVKDGSIPFVIDAPNDLKDLSSLLDGRSEAEIIEIISRIRACNSIRLAAENRRKMQVFYGVLLQYFAVLATQSPVKFRIIDILVKPLIEMSGETPYFAAICARERLIHTRTRLCEDIKVPGKSSWPNLKTLLLLRLWSLIFPCSDFRHVVTTPLLLLMCEYLMRCPIQSGRDVAVGSFLSSMVLVVTKESKKFCPEAIGFLQSLLVTSLKGKVETHLHNQINDQFMELKTLKLWLSIHDHVHEVNPVNILEIVGMDPDAPYFSSDNFKAGVLLSVAECLRGFVIIHEGLSSFPEIFLPISSLLQEILDRSELPGSLQDIFHEVIDLIKKRSDEHYASREPLRMRKKKPEPIKQLNPKFEENYIKGLDYDPDRERAQMKKLRKRVKSEMKGAKRELQKDNYFLSAVKEKERRKRDEERAEMYGKAMAFLQEQESAFKSGQLGKGKGRKRMR from the exons ATGGCGAAGACGAAGCCCATGGCGGCGgcgggcgagaagaagaagagcaaaggaaagaagaaaggcaagaatggCCCGGCCAAGGTGGCCATGAAGGCTCGTGGCGCGGCGGCGGAGGAGCGGAACAACCCGTTCGAGGCCATCTGGTCGCGCCGCAAGTTCGACGTGCTCGGCAAGAAGCGCAAGGGCGAGGAGCGGCGCGTATCGCGCTCACGTTCCGAGGCCATCCGCAAG AGGGAGAACACGCTGCTCAAGGAGTTCGTTGAGAGCGCCAAGTCGTCCGTGTTCCACGACCGGCGTATCGGCGAGAGGGACGACACACTGCCCGAGTTCGACAAGGCCATCCTTCGCCAGCAACGCGAGCGCTTG GCCAAGTTGAAACGAGAAAGCAAGTACAATCTAtcagatgatgatgaagacgaaATCAATATTCATAATGTGCTGCTATCGGAAAATGATGATTTTGATGAGGAAGTGCCTCTCGATGATGGGAGCGACGAGGAAG GTAAAATGGTCCTCTCAAAGAAGCGTTTATCTCTCCAAAGTGATGACCATCCTTCAATAACTGATCTACCACAAGAAACACAC CAGGGGCAGAAGAGCAAGAAGGAAGTTATGACGGAGATCATTTCAAAGAGTAAATTTTATAAG GCCCAAAGAGCCAAGGAGAGGGAAGAGGATGAACATCTTGTCGACAAGTTAGACAGTGATTTTGCATCATTGGCCCAGACACGGGCGTTATTGTCCTTAACTGAGTCAGCTAAGGTCAAGGTGAACAAAACTGATTCAAGCACTGGCTTGACTGGGAAGGAGTTTTCTAACAAG GCAAAGGCAGATACATATGAAAAACTAGTGAAAGAAATGGTGATGGATCAACGTGCTCGGCCTTCTGATAGAACTAAAACTCCAGAGGAAATAGCACAAGAAGAGAAAGAACGTCTTGAGAAGCTGGAG GAGGAGCGCCAAAAAAGAAtgcttggaactgctgatacgtcTGATGAGGACGATGGCAACGAAAATGATAACCACATGAAGCTAGGAAACTCAAAACCTATATCTGGTGATGATCTTGGTGATTCCTTCTCTTTGGATGAGTCAACAGTAAAGAAAAAGGGCTGGGTTGATGAAATTTACGAAAGGGAAGGTAGAAAGATTGGTGATGATGCAGCAGCATCCGATGATGGAGAAAGCGATGATGAAAATGCTGGTGATGATGAGGCTGATGATGAAGATTCGGACTCCAGTGACAATGACTTTGGTAATATGTCTGCTAGAGATTGGGagcaaagtgatgatgatgaagttgATGTAGGAGACGATGAAATGGAGGATTTCAAAGAGAAGGggcaagagatcaatgacaaagtgGTGAATAAAGATGCACACAATTTGAAAGGAGAATCTAATGTGAAACCTCAAGTAAAGGATGGCAGTATTCCTTTTGTTATTGATGCACCAAATGACCTGAAAGATCTATCTTCTTTGTTAGATGGTCGTTCAGAAGCCGAAATAATTGAGATTATTAGTCGAATACGTGCTTGCAATTCAATAAGGCTTGCAGCTGAAAACCGAAGGAAAATGCAA GTTTTctatggtgttcttctgcagtactTTGCAGTTTTAGCTACCCAAAGTCCAGTGAAGTTCAGAATAATTGACATACTTGTTAAGCCTTTAATTGAGATGAGTGGAGAAACTCCATATTTTGCTGCCATCTGTGCAAGAGAGCGACTTATTCATACACGTACCCGTCTATGCGAAGACATTAAGGTTCCAG GGAAGAGCAGCTGGCCAAATTTGAAGACATTACTTCTGCTGAGATTATGGTCTCTTATTTTTCCCTGCTCCGACTTCCGCCATGTTGTTACAACTCCATTGCTTCTACTTATGTGCGAATATCTGATGCGGTGCCCTATACAATCTGGTCGAGATGTTGCTGTTGGTTCTTTCTTGAGTTCAATGGTGCTTGTG GTTACTAAAGAATCTAAAAAGTTCTGCCCTGAAGCAATTGGTTTCCTGCAATCTCTTTTGGTAACATCACTTAAAGGAAAAGTGGAAACTCATCTGCACAATCAG ATTAACGATCAATTTATGGAGCTCAAGACTTTAAAACTGTGGCTCAGTATCCATGACCATGTGCATGAGGTGAATCCAGTGAATATCCTAGAAATAGTTGGCATGGATCCTGACGCCCCTTATTTCTCATCTGATAACTTTAA GGCTGGTGTACTTTTATCTGTGGCAGAATGTTTAAGAGGTTTTGTTATTATACATGAAGGGCTATCTTCTTTCCCGGAAATCTTCCTTCCAATATCCTCTTTGCTGCAAGAAATTTTGGATAGATCTGAGTTGCCTGGATCGTTACAAGACATTTTCCATGAAGTCATTGACTTGATCAAAAAGAGAAGTGATGAACACTATGCTTCAAGGGAGCCCCTCCGAATGCGGAAGAAGAAGCCCGAACCAATTAAGCAATTGAATCCAAAATTTGAAGAGAA CTACATCAAGGGTCTTGATTATGATCCTGATCGAGAAAGGGCACAAATGAAGAAGCTGCGGAAGCGTGTCAAGAGTGAGATGAAGGGGGCGAAGCGTGAGCTGCAAAAGGATAATTATTTCCTGTCTGCTGTGAAGGAGAAAGAGAGGAGGAAGCGAGATGAAGAGAGAGCTGAGATGTATGGAAAAGCCATGGCGTTCCTTCAAGAACAGGAAAGTGCTTTCAAATCTGGACAGCTGGGGAAAGGAAAGGGTAGGAAAAGGATGCGGTGA
- the LOC103645450 gene encoding uncharacterized protein has protein sequence MGRRLPAAAALCGSARAAATRVRKKRVQRRAPPSSSSKLPAAPPSGGGKAGSAGGGACYVNGNGNGELMVEVVVGSGKGGGGGRRVMVLADGRAEAAGALQWALSQAVRSDDTVVLLAVAKPPVARDAVSDSCVRMLGTKSQQHLAALRTVCESTRPEVKVETCAVEAEERAAAVVEAARRHGASLLVLGQRPRRHAVARWLQALWRCRRRAGGGVVEHCIEHAPCVALAVRRRSSGGYLVSSKHRRDFWLLA, from the exons ATGGGCAGGAGGCTgccagcggcggcggcgctgTGCGGTAGCGCCCGGGCGGCGGCGACGCGGGTGAGGAAGAAGCGGGTGCAGCGGCGGGCGCCGCCGTCGTCGTCCTCCAAGCTCCCTGCGGCACCGCCCAGCGGCGGCGGCAAGGCCGGGAGCGCAGGAGGAGGCGCGTGCTACGTCAACGGCAACGGCAACGGCGAGCTGATGGTGGAGGTCGTCGTCGGCAGCGGAAAGGGCGGCGGCGGTGGGCGGCGGGTCATGGTGCTGGCCGACGGCCGCGCCGAGGCCGCCGGCGCGCTCCAGTGGGCGCTGTCGCAGGCCGTCCGGAGCGACGACACCGTCGTCCTCCTCGCCGTCGCCAAGCCGCCGGTCGCCCGAGACG CCGTCAGTGATTCCTGTGTCAGGATGCTGGGGACCAAGAGCCAGCAACACCTCGCCGCCCTCAGGACCGTCTGTGAATCAACAAGGCCAGAG GTGAAGGTGGAGACGTGCGCCGTGGAGGCggaggagcgggcggcggcggtggtggaggcggcgaGGCGGCACGGCGCGTCACTGCTCGTGCTGGGCCAGCGCCCGCGGCGGCACGCCGTGGCGCGCTGGCTGCAGGCGCTGTGGCGTTGCCGGCGCAGGGCTGGCGGCGGCGTGGTGGAGCACTGCATCGAGCACGCGCCGTGCGTGGCGCTGGCCGTGCGCCGCAGGAGCTCCGGCGGCTACCTCGTCTCCAGCAAGCATCGCAGGGACTTCTGGCTCCTCGCGTAG